Proteins encoded by one window of Cucurbita pepo subsp. pepo cultivar mu-cu-16 chromosome LG14, ASM280686v2, whole genome shotgun sequence:
- the LOC111810899 gene encoding probable calcium-binding protein CML13, giving the protein MGKDLSDEQKSSMKEAFTLFDSDGDGRIAPSELGILMRSLGGNPTQAQLKAIIAEENLTAPFDFNRFLEIMSKHMKHEPFDRQLRDAFKVLDKENTGYVLVSELRHILTSIGEKLEPSEFDEWIREVEVGPDGKIRYEDFIARMVAK; this is encoded by the coding sequence ATGGGCAAAGATCTGAGCGATGAACAGAAATCCTCCATGAAAGAGGCCTTTACCCTCTTCGATTCCGACGGCGATGGACGGATCGCCCCATCGGAGCTCGGGATTCTAATGCGTTCCCTCGGCGGAAACCCCACTCAAGCCCAACTCAAAGCCATTATCGCTGAGGAGAATCTCACTGCTCCTTTTGATTTCAATCGATTTCTTGAGATCATGTCCAAGCACATGAAGCATGAGCCCTTCGATCGCCAGCTTCGAGACGCCTTTAAGGTTCTCGATAAAGAGAACACCGGTTACGTCCTGGTCTCGGAGCTCCGACACATTTTGACGAGTATTGGTGAGAAGCTTGAGCCGTCGGAGTTTGATGAGTGGATTCGAGAAGTTGAGGTCGGACCGGATGGTAAAATTCGGTAtgaggatttcattgctcGAATGGTGGCCAAATGA
- the LOC111810902 gene encoding uncharacterized protein LOC111810902 has protein sequence MIAFIRFRNLSFHFRKETELISRFHSGTNLKSNSPDSSCSAVAIFWDLDNKPPKSLPPYEAAVKLKAAAASFGAVRYMVAYANRHAFSNVPQVVREKRRERKMLNQLERKGVIKSIEPYLCRVCGRNFYANEKLVNHFKQIHESEHKKRLNQIESAKGSRRVKLLAKYSMKIQKYKNAARDVLTPKEGYGLADELKRAGFFVKTVSDKPEAADVELRNDMVEVMDRRRAECLVLVSDDSDFVNVLKEAKLRCLRTVVVGDLNDGPLKRNADTGFSWKEILMGKAKKAAVSVVGKWKDRDVLKRLEWTYNPELEKEVFGLDDDMGEDEDVEQGSVDENMTNGDSGAWWDLSSDAKTEAVSSRSCK, from the coding sequence ATGATAGCGTTCATTAGATTTCGGAATTTATCGTTCCATTTCCGTAAGGAAACTGAATTAATTAGTCGTTTTCATTCCGGAACGAATCTGAAATCAAATTCTCCGGATTCTTCCTGCTCTGCCGTTGCGATTTTCTGGGATTTGGACAATAAACCACCGAAATCGTTACCGCCTTACGAAGCTGCTGTTAAGCTCAAGGCTGCAGCGGCTTCCTTTGGCGCCGTTCGGTACATGGTGGCTTATGCGAATCGGCATGCGTTCAGCAATGTGCCGCAAGTTGTTagagagaagaggagagagaggaagatgcttaatcaattggagaggaaagGTGTGATTAAATCGATTGAGCCGTATCTGTGTCGTGTTTGTGGGAGAAATTTCTATGCGAATGAGAAGTTAGTGAATCATTTTAAGCAAATTCATGAGAGTGAGCATAAGAAGAGGTTGAATCAGATCGAATCTGCCAAGGGTAGTAGAAGAGTGAAGTTGCTCGCTAAGTATTCGATGAAAATACAGAAGTATAAGAATGCTGCTAGGGATGTTTTGACTCCGAAAGAGGGATATGGTCTAGCAGATGAGTTGAAGAGGGCAGGGTTTTTTGTGAAGACTGTGTCGGATAAGCCTGAAGCTGCCGATGTAGAATTGAGAAACGACATGGTTGAGGTCATGGATAGGAGAAGAGCAGAGTGTTTGGTTCTTGTATCAGATGATTCTGATTTTGTGAATGTTTTGAAGGAGGCCAAGTTGAGATGTCTTAGAACAGTTGTTGTTGGGGATCTTAATGATGGGCCATTGAAGAGAAATGCTGATACTGGGTTTTCTTGGAAGGAGATTTTAATGGGGAAGGCTAAGAAGGCGGCTGTGTCTGTTGTGGGAAAATGGAAGGATCGGGACGTTTTGAAGAGATTGGAATGGACATACAATCCTGAATTGGAGAAGGAAGTGTTTGGTTTGGATGATGATATGGGCGAGGATGAAGATGTTGAACAAGGTTCGGTTGATGAGAATATGACAAATGGTGACAGTGGTGCTTGGTGGGATCTCAGCTCTGATGCTAAAACTGAAGCTGTGTCGTCACGATCATGTAAATGA
- the LOC111810903 gene encoding 40S ribosomal protein S13-like, with protein MGRMHSRGKGISASALPYKRTSPSWLKISTQDVEENICKFAKKGLTPSQIGVILRDSHGIAQVKSVTGNKILRILKAHGLAPEIPEDLYHLIKKAVSIRKHLERNRKDKDSKFRLILVESRIHRLARYYKKTKKLPPVWKYESTTASTLVA; from the exons ATGGGTCGTATGCACAGCAGAGG AAAAGGCATTTCAGCTTCAGCATTGCCTTACAAGAGGACTTCACCGAGTTGGCTCAAGATTTCTACTCAGGAT GTTGAAGAAAACATCTGCAAATTCGCGAAGAAGGGTTTGACGCCGTCTCAGATCGGTGTAATTCTTCGTGACTCTCATGGTATTGCTCAGGTCAAGAGCGTTACTGGAAACAAGATCTTGCGAATTCTTAAAGCTCATG GGCTTGCTCCGGAGATTCCTGAGGATCTTTACCATTTGATTAAGAAGGCCGTCTCGATTAGAAAGCATTTGGAAAGGAACAGGAAGGATAAGGACTCAAAGTTCAGGTTGATTCTTGTGGAGAGCAGGATTCACCGGCTAGCTCGCTATTACAAGAAGACCAAGAAGCTCCCACCTGTCTGGAAATA CGAGTCAACTACTGCTAGCACACTTGTTGCCTGA